From the Stigmatella erecta genome, one window contains:
- a CDS encoding MMPL family transporter → MFRALARAVHLHRGLVFVASAVFLALAVAALVYGGRLSTGVIEGTEAEQAQQLASATTVGSSDTTLAVVFHSDTLRSASPEFQDALKATLEAAAKLPTVEGVLSPLGAPKAVAAQLQADTGHDTLALVRLKGDIREATRAFPEVRAVLSAGPLQATVTGRIAFIDALNRLLEKDLLRAELISFPLALLVLLRVFRTWVASLLPLVVGGLAVLSGVAGVFVLSHVTDMAQYTLNVVSLIGMGVAIDYSLFIVSRFRSELDKGLDTQAALERTLDTAGRAVAFSGLAVAVGLAGLLFYRGSYLSAMGMGGALVVAFAVLFALTVLPALLSWLGPRVNRGRVPFPRLFEPKEGLWHGLATWVMRHPVLVLVPTLALLVAVGLPFLRLQLAATDITALPAETEARRGAESLRQLFPRQAANGVLVVVRFPSGSAFTAERMGALYDKRLHFERIPGVLGVDSIVNLKESMDREAYQELADFPEDMLPKEFGQARDAYLHGGVTVMRVLTEVSASSQAARDIVETIRKDRAVGDGRLLVAGQTASDVDAGHFVRENTPRAIGFVMGLMCVVLFVLLGSVVLPLKAMLMNLLSIAGSFGALVWIFQDGHLSGLLGFEPGPIEPSLPVLLFCALFGLSMDYEVLLLSRMREEWERTRDNTQAVAEGLERTGGLITSAAAIMVAVFAAFSLAHVVVVKAMGVGMAIAVALDATLVRILLVPAMMRLFGDFNWWAPKALARWLSLAQHAHGPSDGPPPR, encoded by the coding sequence ATGTTTCGCGCGCTCGCCAGGGCCGTCCATCTCCACCGGGGGCTCGTGTTCGTGGCGAGCGCCGTGTTCCTCGCCCTGGCCGTGGCCGCCCTCGTGTACGGCGGCCGCCTCAGCACCGGCGTCATTGAAGGCACCGAGGCGGAGCAGGCCCAGCAGCTCGCGTCGGCCACCACGGTGGGCTCCTCGGACACCACCCTGGCCGTCGTGTTCCACTCGGACACCCTGCGCAGCGCCAGCCCGGAGTTCCAGGACGCGCTGAAGGCCACGCTGGAGGCCGCCGCGAAGCTGCCCACCGTGGAGGGGGTGCTCTCTCCCCTGGGGGCGCCCAAGGCCGTGGCCGCGCAGCTCCAGGCGGACACCGGGCATGACACCCTGGCGCTCGTCCGGCTCAAGGGCGACATCCGCGAGGCCACCCGGGCCTTTCCCGAGGTCCGCGCGGTGCTGAGCGCGGGGCCCTTGCAGGCCACCGTCACCGGGCGCATCGCCTTCATCGACGCGCTGAACCGGCTCCTGGAGAAGGACCTGCTGCGCGCCGAGCTCATCTCCTTTCCGCTGGCGCTGCTGGTGCTGCTGCGCGTTTTCCGGACGTGGGTGGCCTCGCTCCTGCCGCTGGTGGTGGGCGGGCTCGCGGTGCTCTCGGGCGTGGCGGGCGTGTTCGTGCTCTCGCACGTCACCGACATGGCCCAGTACACCCTCAACGTCGTGTCCCTCATTGGCATGGGGGTGGCCATCGACTACTCGCTCTTCATCGTCAGCCGCTTCCGCTCGGAGCTGGACAAGGGGCTGGACACCCAGGCGGCGCTGGAGCGGACGCTCGACACGGCGGGGCGCGCGGTGGCCTTCTCGGGGCTGGCCGTGGCCGTGGGGCTCGCGGGGCTGCTGTTCTACCGGGGCTCGTACCTCAGCGCGATGGGGATGGGCGGTGCGCTCGTCGTCGCCTTCGCGGTGCTGTTCGCGCTGACGGTGCTGCCCGCGCTGCTGTCCTGGCTGGGCCCCCGGGTGAACCGGGGCCGCGTTCCCTTCCCGCGCCTGTTCGAGCCCAAGGAGGGGCTGTGGCATGGCCTGGCCACCTGGGTCATGCGCCATCCGGTGCTGGTGCTGGTGCCCACGCTGGCCCTCCTCGTGGCGGTGGGCTTGCCCTTCCTGCGGCTCCAGCTGGCCGCCACCGACATCACCGCGCTGCCTGCGGAGACCGAGGCGCGGCGCGGCGCCGAGTCCTTGCGGCAGCTCTTTCCCCGGCAGGCCGCCAACGGCGTGCTGGTGGTGGTGCGGTTCCCCTCGGGCAGCGCCTTCACCGCCGAGCGCATGGGGGCGCTCTACGACAAGCGCCTCCATTTCGAGCGCATCCCGGGCGTCCTCGGTGTCGACAGCATCGTCAACCTCAAGGAGAGCATGGACCGGGAGGCGTACCAGGAGCTGGCCGACTTTCCCGAGGACATGCTGCCCAAGGAGTTCGGCCAGGCCCGGGATGCGTACCTGCACGGCGGCGTGACGGTGATGCGCGTGCTCACCGAGGTCTCCGCCTCCAGCCAGGCCGCCCGGGACATCGTGGAGACGATCCGTAAGGACCGGGCGGTGGGGGATGGACGGCTGCTGGTGGCGGGGCAGACGGCGAGCGACGTGGACGCGGGGCACTTCGTGCGTGAGAACACCCCGCGGGCCATTGGCTTCGTCATGGGGCTGATGTGCGTGGTGCTCTTCGTCCTGCTCGGCTCGGTGGTGCTGCCCCTCAAGGCGATGCTCATGAACCTGCTGTCGATCGCGGGTTCCTTCGGCGCGCTGGTGTGGATTTTCCAGGACGGGCACTTGAGCGGCCTCTTGGGCTTCGAGCCCGGCCCCATCGAGCCCTCGCTGCCGGTGCTGCTCTTCTGCGCCCTGTTCGGCCTGTCGATGGACTACGAGGTGCTGCTGCTCAGCCGGATGCGCGAGGAGTGGGAGCGGACCCGCGACAACACCCAGGCGGTGGCCGAGGGGCTGGAGCGCACCGGCGGGCTCATCACCAGCGCGGCGGCCATCATGGTGGCCGTGTTCGCCGCGTTCTCCCTGGCCCATGTGGTGGTGGTGAAGGCCATGGGGGTGGGCATGGCCATCGCCGTGGCGCTGGATGCGACGCTGGTCCGCATCCTGCTCGTGCCCGCGATGATGCGCCTGTTCGGGGACTTCAACTGGTGGGCCCCGAAGGCCCTGGCGCGCTGGCTGTCCCTGGCGCAGCACGCCCATGGGCCCTCGGATGGGCCGCCGCCCCGCTGA